One Alphaproteobacteria bacterium DNA segment encodes these proteins:
- a CDS encoding Smr/MutS family protein — protein sequence MDDEDDTGDGLELWERVKEEAKPLVRKKKTEPGSPEVKSDEKAHYPPKIQLQRRPRSYMQIASEAPQKPTITPLVPGTFSNRLDRKNDMRIKKGKTDYEMKIDFHGMTVQAAYLCFMRTLEQAQKNNKRLILVVTGKGKNAEGGGGVIRQSFLEWINRPDISRVILTCHPAQAKDGGSGAFYLYLRKA from the coding sequence ATGGATGATGAGGATGATACAGGTGATGGTCTTGAGCTTTGGGAGCGTGTGAAAGAAGAAGCAAAGCCTCTTGTGCGCAAAAAGAAGACAGAGCCTGGTTCACCTGAGGTAAAGTCAGATGAAAAGGCGCATTATCCGCCCAAAATTCAACTTCAAAGGCGTCCAAGATCATACATGCAAATTGCATCTGAGGCGCCGCAGAAACCAACAATTACGCCCCTGGTGCCAGGAACATTTTCCAACAGGCTCGATCGTAAAAATGACATGCGGATCAAAAAAGGCAAAACAGATTATGAGATGAAAATTGATTTTCATGGCATGACAGTACAGGCCGCCTATCTTTGTTTTATGCGGACATTAGAGCAGGCTCAAAAAAATAACAAGAGACTTATTTTGGTTGTCACCGGTAAAGGCAAAAATGCCGAAGGCGGAGGTGGTGTCATTCGGCAATCGTTTCTTGAATGGATCAATAGACCTGATATTTCAAGGGTGATTTTGACCTGTCACCCTGCTCAAGCCAAGGACGGAGGCTCCGGTGCCTTTTATCTGTACCTGAGAAAGGCCTAG
- a CDS encoding MltA domain-containing protein, whose protein sequence is MKYVFYCLSILSLMASAVCSAELSLAPISFDQLEGFSQDRLLEVRPALLKSCEKRLTQKNNGSALAHAVQQTLVDVCPELMKSNFQSDQDFLSFIRKNLVPYKVTNADGQGLFTGYYEPILKASAQKTGSFKYPLYALPPDFKTPYTVRADIERGKIHPSTQVLAWFEDPVQLYFLHVQGSGIVRYDDGSTKRFAFAGKNGQTYVSIGKYLIDQKQIEPQNMSKQSLEAWLYAHPERQREVFDQNPSFIFFKESQIEGAVGSSGVVLTKERSLAIDPAFMPYGALLWLQADSIDHPEEPDLKLRRLVVAQDTGSAIKGKVRGDLFWGNGDRAEHHAGLMKNKGDYFILLSKSASVR, encoded by the coding sequence ATGAAATATGTTTTTTATTGTCTCTCCATTCTGTCTTTAATGGCCTCTGCTGTTTGTTCTGCTGAGCTCTCTCTGGCACCTATTTCTTTTGATCAGCTCGAAGGATTTTCACAAGATCGTCTTTTAGAAGTAAGGCCAGCTCTTTTGAAAAGCTGTGAAAAGAGACTTACACAAAAAAATAATGGCTCTGCGCTTGCGCATGCTGTTCAGCAAACTTTGGTAGATGTCTGTCCTGAGTTGATGAAAAGCAATTTTCAATCAGATCAAGATTTTCTCTCCTTTATCAGAAAAAATCTCGTGCCTTATAAAGTCACAAACGCTGATGGACAAGGACTTTTCACAGGCTATTATGAGCCGATTTTAAAAGCATCAGCGCAAAAAACAGGGAGCTTCAAATATCCGCTTTATGCCTTGCCGCCAGATTTTAAAACGCCTTACACGGTCAGAGCAGACATTGAGCGCGGTAAAATCCACCCATCTACACAGGTTCTTGCTTGGTTTGAAGATCCGGTTCAGCTTTATTTTTTACATGTGCAGGGCAGTGGCATCGTGCGCTATGATGATGGCTCAACAAAACGTTTTGCTTTCGCCGGAAAGAATGGCCAGACCTATGTATCAATCGGTAAATACTTGATTGATCAAAAACAAATCGAGCCCCAAAATATGTCAAAGCAAAGTCTTGAGGCTTGGCTTTATGCACATCCTGAAAGGCAGCGAGAAGTCTTTGATCAGAACCCATCTTTTATCTTTTTTAAGGAAAGTCAAATTGAGGGAGCCGTTGGTTCATCAGGTGTTGTTCTCACAAAAGAAAGATCTTTGGCAATCGATCCTGCTTTTATGCCCTATGGCGCCCTCTTATGGCTTCAAGCTGATTCAATTGATCATCCAGAAGAGCCGGATTTAAAATTACGTCGTTTGGTTGTGGCTCAAGATACGGGATCAGCGATCAAAGGAAAAGTGCGTGGCGATTTGTTTTGGGGCAATGGTGACAGAGCCGAGCATCATGCAGGTCTTATGAAGAACAAAGGTGATTATTTCATTCTGCTCTCAAAATCAGCATCAGTTCGATAG
- a CDS encoding Tim44 domain-containing protein encodes MNDQSYLLDIILFAAITIFLVYRLKSVLGKKHGEERDRNNPYVKKEEAPLKEPVPLVKSTAAKQKFIRPQTTYADDMPLTLSQGIARIQEADPSFDEKKFVKGARRAFEMIIEAFANHDHDFLKKMLSHSVYEQFAKLMDDRSTKGQRYQANITRLDDIAILKANLEGKKAVVTMTITSHQKIALFDKKGELIEGNPDKAQEVVDRWTFSRDTTSDNPNWTLIRTASAAE; translated from the coding sequence ATGAACGATCAATCCTACTTACTCGATATTATTTTATTCGCTGCTATTACCATATTTTTGGTCTATCGCTTGAAAAGTGTCTTGGGTAAAAAACATGGTGAAGAAAGAGATCGCAACAATCCTTATGTTAAAAAAGAAGAAGCGCCTCTGAAAGAGCCAGTGCCTCTTGTCAAATCAACTGCGGCAAAGCAAAAATTTATCCGTCCTCAAACAACCTATGCTGATGATATGCCTTTGACGCTCTCTCAGGGTATTGCCCGCATTCAAGAAGCTGATCCATCTTTTGATGAGAAGAAGTTTGTTAAAGGGGCGCGCAGAGCCTTTGAAATGATCATTGAGGCTTTTGCAAATCATGACCATGATTTTCTCAAAAAAATGCTATCTCATTCAGTTTATGAGCAGTTTGCAAAATTGATGGATGATCGATCTACAAAAGGGCAGAGATATCAAGCTAACATTACAAGGCTCGATGATATCGCTATTCTGAAAGCGAATCTGGAGGGCAAAAAAGCCGTTGTGACAATGACCATTACCTCGCATCAAAAAATTGCTCTTTTCGATAAAAAAGGTGAGCTGATTGAAGGCAATCCGGATAAGGCCCAAGAAGTGGTTGATCGCTGGACCTTCTCACGCGATACAACATCAGATAATCCAAATTGGACATTGATTCGCACAGCATCAGCTGCTGAGTAA